A genomic segment from Arcobacter acticola encodes:
- a CDS encoding O-acetylhomoserine aminocarboxypropyltransferase/cysteine synthase family protein — MQNETIAIHAGYNKKEGHGSMAVPITQTTAYAFRDSEHAANLFALKELGPIYTRLNNPTTDVLEQRFAALEGGAAALCVASGQSAIFYSIANVAQAGDNILISDKLYGGAVTLLTHTIKRFGISAKVFKSEDASDLEEQIDDKTKAIFFESLSNPQIAVADVEKIVEIAKRNGVLTICDNTVASAALFNPIKWGVDVVVHSTSKYTNGQGTTIGGIIVERDGLASFFKANENRYSDFTTPDASYHGLVYTDVPLPNFCLRARLALLRDIGAVQSPHNSWLLIQTLETLALRVDKHSDNALEVAKFLESHPKVKAVNYPGLTSNKYYEKAQKYFKDGKSSGLISFDVSSFEEARKVIDSAKLFSVVVNIGDSKSLIVHPASTTHSQMSPEELAKAGVNPVTIRLSIGLENTVDLIEDLNQALN, encoded by the coding sequence ATGCAAAACGAAACAATCGCAATACACGCTGGTTATAACAAAAAAGAAGGTCATGGTTCAATGGCTGTTCCAATAACACAAACTACTGCTTATGCATTTAGAGATTCAGAACATGCTGCTAATTTATTTGCCTTGAAAGAATTAGGTCCAATCTATACAAGATTGAATAACCCAACAACAGATGTTTTAGAGCAAAGATTTGCTGCGCTTGAAGGTGGAGCTGCTGCTTTATGTGTAGCAAGTGGTCAATCTGCAATTTTTTATTCAATTGCAAATGTTGCACAAGCTGGAGATAATATTTTAATTTCTGATAAATTATATGGTGGAGCTGTTACTTTATTAACGCATACTATTAAAAGATTTGGAATTAGTGCAAAAGTATTTAAAAGTGAAGATGCTTCTGATTTAGAAGAACAAATTGATGATAAAACAAAAGCAATTTTCTTTGAATCATTATCAAATCCACAAATCGCTGTTGCTGATGTTGAAAAAATAGTAGAAATAGCAAAAAGAAATGGTGTTTTAACAATTTGTGATAATACAGTTGCAAGTGCAGCTTTATTTAATCCTATTAAATGGGGTGTTGATGTTGTTGTTCACTCAACTTCAAAATATACAAATGGTCAAGGTACAACTATTGGTGGAATCATTGTTGAAAGAGATGGATTAGCTTCATTCTTTAAAGCAAATGAAAATAGATATTCTGATTTTACAACACCTGATGCTTCATATCATGGTTTAGTTTATACAGATGTTCCATTACCAAACTTTTGTTTAAGAGCTAGATTAGCATTACTAAGAGATATTGGTGCTGTTCAATCTCCTCATAATTCTTGGTTACTAATTCAAACTTTAGAAACTTTAGCTTTAAGAGTTGATAAACACTCTGATAATGCACTTGAAGTTGCTAAGTTTTTAGAATCACATCCAAAAGTAAAAGCTGTAAATTATCCAGGACTTACTTCTAATAAATATTATGAAAAAGCACAAAAATATTTCAAAGATGGAAAATCATCAGGATTAATTTCATTTGATGTATCTTCATTTGAAGAAGCAAGAAAAGTAATTGATAGCGCTAAATTATTTTCTGTTGTTGTAAATATTGGAGATAGTAAATCACTTATTGTTCATCCAGCATCTACAACTCACTCACAAATGAGTCCAGAAGAGTTAGCAAAAGCGGGTGTTAATCCTGTGACAATTAGACTTTCTATTGGTTTAGAAAATACTGTTGATCTTATTGAAGATTTAAATCAAGCATTAAATTAA
- a CDS encoding NAD(P)/FAD-dependent oxidoreductase has translation MKIAIIGAGAAGIIAAITAKRLNKNLHIDLFDANKGIGKKILASGNGRCNISNNQITSKNYLGENPDFTSFALKEFDFKAFEKFCKSIGLLLDIKPSGKVYPLSNEAKSVTNLLELALQELGVNIYLESMITDIEKVEDKFNITTKDNEYKAYDKVLISNGLGAAPQLNANESGLDFASKFGHSFNPTYPSLVGLKTDNTYNGKLQGVKKECNVSLYVNGNLEQEIFGDVLFTSYGVSGFAILDISQLAVLNLSQYQDVKIAINFFPKINRNDLGDQIQTLFKTIPSQKAVDIITGMVSNKIAPVLLDICKINIDTKAADINAKQIKALAYQLNQWKLKITDTQGFGHAEASGGGVRTAEVDNKTYESKLVKNLYFAGEVLDIVGNRGGFNLQFAWASGYLVGKSLGK, from the coding sequence TTGAAAATAGCAATAATAGGAGCAGGAGCAGCAGGAATAATTGCCGCCATTACTGCCAAAAGATTAAACAAAAATTTACATATAGATTTATTTGATGCAAATAAAGGTATAGGTAAAAAGATACTTGCTAGTGGAAATGGAAGATGTAATATCTCAAACAATCAAATAACTTCAAAAAACTATCTAGGAGAAAATCCAGACTTTACAAGTTTTGCACTAAAAGAGTTTGATTTCAAAGCCTTTGAAAAGTTCTGCAAGAGTATAGGACTTTTACTTGATATAAAACCAAGTGGAAAAGTATATCCCTTATCAAATGAAGCAAAATCAGTAACTAATCTTTTAGAGTTAGCTTTACAAGAATTGGGTGTGAATATATATTTAGAATCAATGATAACAGACATTGAAAAAGTAGAAGATAAGTTCAATATCACAACCAAAGATAATGAATATAAAGCATATGATAAAGTACTAATCTCAAATGGTTTAGGTGCAGCTCCACAACTAAATGCAAACGAAAGCGGTTTAGATTTTGCCTCAAAATTTGGACACAGTTTCAATCCAACATACCCTTCACTTGTAGGACTAAAAACTGACAATACCTATAATGGAAAACTTCAAGGTGTAAAAAAAGAGTGTAATGTAAGCCTATATGTAAATGGAAATTTAGAGCAAGAGATTTTTGGTGATGTATTATTCACAAGTTATGGAGTTTCAGGATTTGCGATATTAGATATTTCACAACTAGCAGTTTTAAATCTAAGCCAATACCAAGATGTAAAAATAGCAATAAATTTCTTCCCAAAAATAAACAGAAATGACCTAGGTGACCAAATCCAAACACTTTTTAAAACTATCCCAAGTCAAAAAGCCGTAGATATAATAACAGGAATGGTATCAAATAAAATAGCACCAGTATTATTAGATATTTGTAAAATCAACATAGATACAAAAGCCGCCGATATAAACGCAAAACAAATAAAAGCCTTAGCTTACCAACTAAATCAATGGAAACTAAAAATAACAGACACCCAAGGTTTCGGACACGCAGAAGCCAGTGGTGGAGGTGTAAGAACTGCTGAGGTAGATAATAAAACTTATGAGAGTAAGCTAGTGAAAAATCTATACTTCGCAGGAGAAGTTCTAGATATAGTAGGAAATAGGGGAGGTTTTAACCTTCAATTTGCGTGGGCGAGTGGGTATTTAGTTGGGAAGAGTTTAGGGAAATAG
- a CDS encoding vWA domain-containing protein: MNANTLLIKAKSQLTTKYPYFGMLASRLKHEESENIESYASNGVRFLYNPDFINSCTIEELSFILTNCVMHHILSHQQRKLKRKGYLWQLATDYAINNLLAKNGMKMPQGINYDKKFKNMYAEEIYDFLKKELIESGVDAFDDEKTQEHDEQNNNKDNTQKFRKVKKIQENLDERDEEQWEYASALAKEVSTRKSLMPLGFERLAKKVVAQDIDWKFELYNAINRHMRNNYAFMPPNKKHLYRGFALPSLTSDTLSLIVAIDTSGSIQEEILGAFIEEFKAIMQNFPAVNIELLIADAKVHAHYSFRGAQDIEFTLKGGGGTDYRPVFEYIDANFPMSSMLLYFTDGDGIFPRIPPSYEVLWALSNKKERIPFGRALVIF, encoded by the coding sequence ATGAATGCAAACACACTTTTAATCAAAGCCAAAAGCCAACTAACAACAAAATACCCATATTTTGGAATGTTGGCATCAAGATTAAAACATGAAGAGAGTGAAAATATAGAATCTTATGCTAGTAATGGGGTAAGGTTTTTATATAACCCTGATTTTATAAACAGTTGTACCATTGAAGAGCTCTCTTTTATTTTGACAAACTGTGTTATGCATCACATTTTATCTCACCAACAAAGAAAGCTAAAAAGAAAAGGTTACCTTTGGCAATTAGCAACTGATTATGCAATCAATAATCTACTCGCTAAAAATGGTATGAAAATGCCTCAAGGCATAAATTATGATAAAAAATTCAAAAATATGTACGCTGAAGAGATTTATGATTTTCTAAAAAAAGAGTTAATTGAGAGTGGAGTTGATGCTTTTGATGATGAAAAAACACAAGAACATGATGAGCAAAATAACAATAAAGATAATACTCAAAAGTTTAGAAAAGTAAAAAAAATACAAGAAAATCTAGATGAACGAGATGAAGAACAATGGGAATACGCAAGCGCACTTGCAAAAGAGGTATCAACTAGAAAATCTTTAATGCCTTTAGGTTTTGAAAGACTTGCAAAAAAAGTAGTAGCCCAAGATATAGATTGGAAGTTTGAACTTTACAATGCCATAAATCGCCACATGAGAAATAATTACGCCTTTATGCCACCAAATAAAAAACATTTATACAGAGGTTTTGCCCTGCCCTCACTTACAAGTGATACTTTGAGTTTAATAGTTGCCATTGATACCTCAGGTTCTATTCAAGAAGAGATTTTGGGAGCATTTATTGAAGAATTTAAAGCTATTATGCAAAACTTTCCAGCAGTTAATATTGAACTTTTAATAGCAGATGCAAAAGTTCACGCTCACTATAGTTTTAGAGGTGCCCAAGATATAGAGTTTACCCTAAAAGGTGGAGGAGGAACGGACTATCGACCAGTTTTTGAATACATCGATGCAAACTTCCCAATGTCAAGTATGCTATTATACTTCACCGATGGAGATGGTATCTTCCCTCGAATCCCACCATCGTATGAAGTTCTTTGGGCATTATCAAATAAAAAAGAGAGAATTCCTTTTGGTAGAGCTTTGGTGATTTTTTAA
- a CDS encoding nucleotidyltransferase family protein has protein sequence MTKNDILEKLIQKKDYIQNTFEVDKIGLFGSYAKDMQTENSDIDIYVEFKNKTFKNISGLWVFLEELYNKKIDLMHKHKRSGGAIFNEIQKEVIYG, from the coding sequence ATGACAAAAAATGATATTTTAGAAAAACTTATTCAAAAAAAAGATTATATTCAAAATACTTTTGAAGTTGATAAAATAGGACTTTTCGGAAGTTATGCAAAAGATATGCAAACTGAAAATAGTGATATCGATATATATGTAGAGTTTAAAAATAAAACATTTAAAAATATCTCAGGATTATGGGTATTTTTAGAAGAGCTTTATAATAAAAAAATAGATTTAATGCATAAACACAAAAGAAGTGGTGGCGCTATTTTTAATGAAATTCAAAAAGAAGTAATTTATGGATAA
- a CDS encoding ATP-binding protein: MNPQKIKRSVEHLSERKVPIFLWGPPGIGKSSIIAQIAKEKGIACIDLRLSLLDPTDLRGIPFFDAVNQTAIWAPASFLPDGSIKEGILFLDELNTAAPMVQASAYQLILDRKIGEYTLPDGWAIVAAGNRESDRGVVFRMAAPLANRFIHLDMEVSVDDWRAWAINNNIDLSIISFISYRPDALFTFNTQSDTKAFATPRTWHYVNEVLLSTPEDDLIMALISGAIGEELAASFLGFKAVIKDLPNIDGILDGTEKEFPTDTSALHILCTALAIRISEDTRTKELENLLNYSLNLPGEFSVMIIQDLRQRSIELDYLKSWPLWMKKFNTLLR, encoded by the coding sequence ATGAATCCACAAAAAATAAAACGCTCAGTAGAACACTTGAGTGAACGAAAAGTACCTATATTCTTATGGGGACCTCCTGGTATTGGAAAATCTTCAATCATTGCTCAAATTGCAAAGGAAAAAGGAATAGCTTGTATAGATTTAAGACTATCTCTTCTTGACCCTACAGATTTAAGAGGAATTCCATTTTTTGATGCAGTTAATCAAACAGCTATTTGGGCACCTGCTTCATTTTTACCAGATGGTAGTATTAAAGAGGGAATTTTGTTTTTAGATGAGCTTAATACTGCTGCTCCCATGGTTCAAGCTTCTGCTTATCAGTTGATTCTTGATAGAAAAATAGGTGAATATACACTTCCTGATGGTTGGGCAATAGTTGCAGCTGGAAATAGAGAAAGTGATAGAGGTGTAGTTTTTAGAATGGCCGCACCACTTGCAAATAGATTTATTCACCTTGATATGGAAGTAAGTGTTGATGACTGGAGAGCATGGGCTATAAACAATAATATTGATTTATCTATTATCTCTTTTATCTCTTATAGACCAGATGCTTTGTTTACTTTTAATACTCAAAGTGATACAAAAGCCTTTGCAACTCCTAGAACTTGGCATTATGTAAATGAAGTTTTATTATCAACTCCTGAAGATGATTTGATAATGGCACTAATTAGTGGAGCAATTGGTGAAGAGTTAGCAGCTTCATTTTTAGGTTTTAAAGCAGTTATAAAAGATCTTCCAAATATTGATGGAATTTTAGATGGAACTGAAAAAGAGTTTCCAACAGATACCTCAGCTTTACATATACTTTGCACAGCCTTAGCAATTAGAATTTCAGAAGATACAAGAACAAAAGAGTTAGAAAATCTTCTTAATTACTCCCTAAATCTTCCAGGAGAGTTTTCTGTCATGATTATTCAAGATTTAAGACAAAGAAGTATTGAACTTGATTATCTAAAATCTTGGCCATTGTGGATGAAAAAATTCAACACGCTACTACGTTAA
- a CDS encoding DUF2237 family protein, which yields MQKKLNVLSEPLEPCSVNPLTGYYRDGCCFSGKENAAIHAVCIYATKEFLEYSKEAGNDLSTPIPEYNFPGVKPGESWCLGGYSFVKAHQAGKAPQIFIHSTHERMLELIDLETLKSYAIDL from the coding sequence ATGCAAAAGAAGTTAAATGTGCTAAGTGAACCACTAGAACCCTGTAGTGTAAATCCTCTAACTGGATACTATCGTGATGGTTGTTGTTTTTCAGGAAAAGAAAATGCTGCTATTCATGCTGTTTGTATCTATGCGACTAAAGAATTCTTGGAATATTCTAAAGAAGCTGGTAATGATCTTTCAACTCCAATACCTGAATATAACTTCCCAGGTGTTAAACCAGGAGAGAGTTGGTGTTTAGGAGGATATAGTTTTGTCAAAGCACATCAAGCAGGTAAAGCACCTCAGATATTTATACATTCTACACATGAACGTATGTTAGAACTCATTGATTTAGAAACATTGAAATCTTACGCTATTGATTTATAA
- a CDS encoding IS110 family transposase: MFYIGIDIAKAFSVCSVINDKEEMIIKPFPFNSSTAGFKKLINNIESLNCDTKDILIGMEATGLLFENLYRYLKDLNYNVILLNPYQTSQYRNMLTMKYVKNDNIDSMIIALLIKSGRYSKGYVNEEQVQSLKVLFRHKENIKEKLKSLKRETSSLLAVVFPELDKVIKDPFSVTGLILLEKYPTAKHFEYVSVDRILKLFRNIKGNNFNQVKAEHLLSIAKDTIYSGVAKDARAFFIRSNIKLIRALQEEIKSLEEEMIKIFDKQIESTQENKEDEDYISSVLDNLRTIPGVSDKTLLALLAECGNLDRFKDAKSLIGYLGLYPTQEQSGNTLKYGHLAKRGARYAKKALYLASVAAIRHNSELKQIFRNQVASGRAKKEALIIVARKLAYIIWAIYNHNQAYNPTRVFVAHP; this comes from the coding sequence ATGTTTTATATTGGAATAGACATTGCTAAAGCTTTTAGTGTTTGTAGTGTGATTAATGATAAAGAAGAGATGATAATAAAACCATTTCCTTTTAATTCATCAACTGCTGGATTTAAAAAACTAATCAATAATATTGAATCACTTAACTGTGATACTAAAGATATTCTTATTGGCATGGAGGCTACAGGATTACTATTTGAAAATCTTTATAGGTACTTAAAAGATTTAAATTATAATGTGATATTATTAAATCCATATCAAACTTCACAATATAGGAATATGCTTACTATGAAGTATGTTAAAAATGACAATATAGATTCTATGATAATTGCACTTTTAATTAAAAGTGGAAGATACTCAAAAGGGTATGTAAATGAAGAACAAGTACAATCCTTAAAAGTATTATTTCGACATAAAGAGAATATTAAAGAAAAACTAAAATCACTTAAAAGAGAAACATCATCACTACTTGCTGTTGTATTTCCAGAACTAGATAAAGTTATTAAAGATCCTTTTAGTGTAACAGGTTTAATATTACTTGAAAAGTATCCTACAGCTAAACACTTTGAGTATGTTTCAGTTGATAGAATATTAAAACTTTTTAGAAATATAAAAGGTAATAATTTTAATCAAGTTAAAGCTGAACATTTATTATCAATAGCAAAAGATACAATTTATTCAGGAGTAGCCAAAGATGCTAGAGCATTTTTTATCAGATCAAATATTAAGCTTATTAGAGCATTGCAAGAAGAAATCAAATCTTTAGAAGAAGAGATGATAAAAATATTTGATAAACAAATTGAATCTACACAAGAGAATAAAGAGGATGAAGATTATATCTCCTCTGTATTAGATAACTTAAGAACAATTCCTGGAGTATCTGATAAAACCCTATTAGCATTACTTGCTGAATGTGGAAATCTTGATAGATTTAAAGATGCTAAATCTTTAATTGGTTATTTAGGGCTTTATCCAACTCAAGAACAATCAGGTAATACTTTAAAATATGGACACTTAGCTAAACGAGGAGCTAGATATGCAAAAAAAGCATTGTATTTAGCATCAGTTGCAGCAATCAGGCATAATAGTGAACTAAAACAAATATTTAGAAATCAAGTAGCATCAGGTCGTGCTAAAAAAGAAGCTTTGATAATAGTTGCTAGAAAACTAGCTTATATTATTTGGGCTATCTATAATCATAACCAAGCATATAATCCAACACGTGTATTTGTAGCACATCCTTAA
- a CDS encoding HepT-like ribonuclease domain-containing protein gives MDKSTTIELIDFILESIRLINRRFKSIKSSDDFLDSDDGLDKLDAISMRIQAIGEALKNLDKRERGLLLKVSDKNYWSRIIKTRDFISHHYVDIDSETVFDICSNELEELENKILELKDYIN, from the coding sequence ATGGATAAATCTACAACTATCGAACTAATTGATTTTATTTTAGAAAGTATTAGACTAATAAATAGAAGATTTAAAAGTATAAAATCAAGTGATGATTTTTTAGATTCAGATGATGGTCTTGATAAATTAGATGCAATTTCAATGAGAATTCAAGCTATTGGCGAAGCTTTAAAAAACTTAGATAAAAGGGAACGAGGTCTTTTATTAAAAGTTTCAGATAAAAATTATTGGAGTAGAATTATTAAAACTAGAGATTTTATTTCTCATCATTATGTAGATATTGACTCAGAAACAGTTTTTGATATTTGTTCTAATGAACTAGAAGAATTGGAAAATAAGATACTAGAATTAAAAGATTATATTAACTAA
- a CDS encoding type II toxin-antitoxin system RelE/ParE family toxin, whose protein sequence is MNYKLVITDEYKKRLKRFLKKHPDMFERYSKCIFILENDPFHPSLRLHKLKGKLADFYSISINMEYRVIIDFIIKDGEIIPIDIGSHDDVY, encoded by the coding sequence ATGAATTATAAGTTAGTCATCACAGATGAATATAAAAAACGACTAAAAAGATTCCTAAAAAAACATCCTGATATGTTTGAAAGATATTCTAAATGCATATTTATACTAGAAAATGACCCTTTTCACCCAAGCCTTAGACTTCATAAATTAAAAGGTAAATTAGCAGATTTTTATTCTATTTCTATAAATATGGAATATAGGGTTATTATTGATTTTATCATTAAAGATGGTGAGATTATTCCTATTGATATTGGTTCACATGATGATGTGTATTAA
- a CDS encoding DASH family cryptochrome, with protein sequence MKLAIIIFRNNLRIDDNHCLYDACNENDYVLGLYSLELLKGEIFDFKKCDIFREKLIKESLLCLKTNLLKYDINLGIVDDIEQSLKELSGSYEITIYYDEEVGTEEKSFEKKLQKYPYKSFFSQTMIEPFVFDYKKSFSHFRNKAEKIEIQKPLDKIFRKKTIEFKSLDIKIPTVSIQNSNAIVFKGGEDEALKQLEMYLPKIHEYKSTRNEMSGFDNSTKFSAYLAIGCISPRRIYHEIKIQEEKTYKSDSSYWIYFELLWRDFFYLVMKYSENKLFLKSGIKEINYNFRKDEKSLKNFFNASTGVDLIDASINELKSSAWLSNRNRQIVASYFVKNLGLDWRIGAAFFESLLVDYNPASNYGNWAYQSHVGNDSSYRIFDIERQTQMYNGKDYINKWLNKEKSKENIDYRTMGEVVKKEVFFESE encoded by the coding sequence ATGAAATTAGCAATAATAATATTTAGAAACAATCTTCGAATTGATGATAACCACTGTTTATATGACGCATGTAATGAAAATGATTATGTCTTAGGATTATATAGTTTAGAATTACTCAAAGGCGAGATATTTGACTTTAAAAAGTGTGATATTTTTAGAGAAAAACTAATCAAAGAATCACTGCTTTGTCTTAAAACCAATCTTTTGAAATATGATATAAATCTAGGTATCGTTGATGATATTGAACAAAGTTTAAAAGAACTTTCTGGGTCTTATGAGATTACTATTTATTATGATGAGGAAGTTGGGACTGAAGAAAAATCTTTTGAAAAGAAACTTCAAAAATACCCTTATAAATCTTTCTTTTCTCAAACAATGATTGAACCTTTTGTTTTTGATTATAAAAAGAGTTTCTCTCACTTTAGAAATAAAGCTGAAAAGATAGAAATTCAAAAACCACTTGATAAAATTTTTAGAAAAAAAACTATTGAATTTAAATCTCTTGATATAAAAATTCCTACAGTATCAATACAAAATTCAAATGCCATAGTTTTCAAAGGTGGAGAAGATGAAGCCTTGAAACAACTAGAAATGTATCTTCCTAAAATTCATGAATACAAATCAACAAGAAATGAAATGAGTGGTTTTGATAATTCAACTAAGTTTTCAGCATATCTAGCAATTGGGTGTATAAGTCCTAGAAGAATTTATCATGAGATTAAAATACAAGAAGAAAAAACATATAAAAGTGATTCTTCTTACTGGATTTATTTTGAACTTTTATGGAGAGACTTTTTTTATTTGGTAATGAAATATAGTGAAAATAAACTCTTTTTAAAATCGGGAATAAAAGAAATAAACTATAACTTTAGAAAAGATGAAAAGTCTCTAAAAAATTTCTTTAATGCATCAACGGGAGTTGATTTAATAGATGCAAGTATAAATGAACTCAAATCAAGTGCTTGGCTTAGTAATAGAAATAGGCAAATAGTAGCCAGTTATTTTGTAAAAAATCTTGGACTAGATTGGAGAATAGGGGCTGCTTTTTTTGAAAGCCTTTTAGTAGATTATAATCCAGCTTCAAACTATGGGAATTGGGCTTATCAATCCCATGTTGGAAATGATTCTTCTTATAGAATATTTGATATAGAAAGACAAACGCAAATGTACAATGGAAAAGATTATATAAACAAGTGGTTAAATAAGGAAAAATCAAAAGAAAATATTGATTATAGAACTATGGGTGAAGTAGTTAAAAA
- a CDS encoding ribbon-helix-helix domain-containing protein, with protein sequence MNTLSSLEKQQVGLRVPKYLLDEIDEFTKTFSVNRSEVIIEAIKSYVEAQKENIFYSEFETSVKELKNSISTNKKEDTLEDLINELENN encoded by the coding sequence ATGAATACTTTATCATCTTTAGAAAAACAACAAGTAGGATTACGTGTTCCTAAATATTTACTTGATGAGATAGATGAATTTACTAAGACTTTTTCTGTTAATAGAAGTGAAGTTATAATTGAAGCTATTAAATCTTATGTTGAAGCTCAAAAAGAAAATATTTTTTATAGTGAATTTGAAACTTCAGTAAAAGAGCTCAAAAATAGTATTTCTACTAATAAAAAAGAAGATACTTTAGAAGATTTGATAAATGAACTTGAAAATAATTAG
- a CDS encoding prevent-host-death protein, with amino-acid sequence MIINANEVKTKGVSIFANLLEKFDELIINVRGKNQYVVLDIERYKELRANELDLAYLKSLQDIEKGNFKVQSAQEHIDELRNEL; translated from the coding sequence ATGATTATAAATGCAAATGAAGTAAAAACAAAAGGTGTTTCAATCTTTGCAAATCTTCTTGAAAAATTTGATGAACTAATTATCAATGTAAGAGGTAAAAACCAATATGTCGTACTTGATATAGAAAGATATAAAGAGTTAAGAGCAAATGAACTTGATTTGGCATATCTAAAATCACTTCAAGATATAGAAAAAGGTAACTTCAAAGTTCAAAGTGCACAAGAACATATTGATGAGTTAAGAAATGAATTATAA
- a CDS encoding RusA family crossover junction endodeoxyribonuclease, producing the protein MNLRNNIKEFGELYIKINREPVSLQAKPVKKEDFKNYVKELIKDIDVLFSGDVKIIITWHIHEELRYEKDSIADLDNIVKPLLDALSGKDGIMIDDNQVQAINCLWLDSYQRDVQFLEVEVKSLLREDYIEKEDLYFINFDNLCLPISLKEKENRKEFLLRCVSVWEMMINYRNKALEEGVSYYDAKGILPIQRIFHKSRILDFPIKRKEEIIELINN; encoded by the coding sequence TTGAATTTAAGAAATAATATAAAAGAATTCGGTGAGTTATACATTAAAATAAATAGAGAACCAGTTTCTTTACAAGCTAAACCAGTTAAAAAAGAAGATTTCAAAAATTATGTAAAAGAGTTAATAAAAGATATCGATGTTTTATTTTCTGGTGATGTTAAGATAATTATTACATGGCATATTCATGAGGAATTAAGATATGAAAAAGATTCGATAGCAGATTTAGATAATATTGTTAAACCTTTATTAGATGCACTATCTGGTAAAGATGGGATAATGATAGATGATAACCAAGTTCAGGCGATTAACTGCCTTTGGCTAGATTCTTATCAACGGGATGTTCAATTTTTAGAAGTAGAGGTTAAATCATTATTAAGAGAAGATTATATTGAAAAAGAGGACTTATATTTCATTAATTTTGATAATTTATGTTTACCAATAAGTTTAAAAGAAAAAGAAAATCGTAAAGAATTCTTATTAAGATGTGTAAGTGTTTGGGAAATGATGATTAATTATAGGAATAAAGCTTTAGAAGAAGGAGTTTCTTATTATGATGCAAAAGGAATTTTACCAATACAAAGAATTTTTCATAAATCTAGGATATTAGATTTTCCAATTAAGAGAAAAGAAGAAATTATAGAATTAATTAATAATTAG
- a CDS encoding cupin domain-containing protein codes for MCVEKYNIFEQIIVDKSEEIFFEIFKNESIKVEKIVSNGQKSPENFWYEQEKSEFILLLEGFAILEFEDKQVELVKGDCLNIEAFQKHRVKFTSLDEPTVWFAVFY; via the coding sequence ATGTGTGTAGAAAAATACAATATTTTTGAGCAAATAATAGTAGATAAAAGTGAAGAAATTTTTTTTGAAATTTTTAAAAATGAAAGCATAAAAGTAGAAAAGATAGTTTCAAACGGCCAAAAATCACCAGAAAATTTTTGGTATGAACAAGAAAAAAGTGAATTTATATTGCTTCTTGAGGGATTTGCTATACTTGAATTTGAAGATAAGCAAGTTGAGCTTGTAAAAGGTGACTGTTTAAATATAGAAGCTTTTCAAAAACATAGGGTTAAGTTTACAAGTTTGGATGAACCTACGGTTTGGTTTGCGGTTTTTTATTAA
- a CDS encoding type II toxin-antitoxin system RelE family toxin, whose amino-acid sequence MNLKIISLESFKKDAKELFKKNKKLPIDLKKLNDILQENPKSGIELSSDLYKIRLENSSSKVGKSGGFRVIYYYIDKNEKLYLLKIYSKTEVPNIKEEVLIKILNEQMS is encoded by the coding sequence ATGAACTTGAAAATAATTAGCTTAGAATCTTTTAAAAAAGATGCAAAAGAACTTTTTAAGAAGAATAAAAAATTACCAATTGATTTAAAAAAATTAAATGATATTTTACAAGAAAATCCAAAATCAGGGATTGAACTATCATCCGATTTATATAAAATAAGATTAGAAAATTCATCTTCAAAAGTTGGTAAAAGTGGTGGATTTAGAGTTATTTATTATTACATAGATAAAAATGAAAAATTATATTTATTAAAAATATACTCTAAGACAGAAGTTCCAAATATAAAAGAAGAAGTTTTAATTAAAATCTTAAATGAACAAATGAGTTAA